TAAAAGAATGCTATTACCTAAAAAGTTAACTATATAAGCTTTTAAACCTTTGAAAGTAATATTTGTAGGATAATTAAGCAAACCACTGCTAATTCCTGAGTCATAACATGAAGCAAGAGAACCAGATGTTGCATTTGGGCAGATTTTTACAGCATTAGAGTTGGAGTCTATTACATAGGCTGAATTATTAAAAATTTTTAAACCTTCTGGTCCCACTAAATTAGCAGCTCCTGAATCAAAACAAGTATAAAAAGTACCTGTACTTGCAGTGTATGAGCAGATTGTGATTGCACCTACAGTACCAGTTACACTACCGTGACGAGTGATATAAGCATAATTATTAGAAAAGCCAACAGCATCTGCAGTTGAGCCACCATTTGGTTTTTGTGTATTTACACAATTCCCTAAATTCCCATTTGTATCCATAGCGCAAACACTTAAGGTAGCTGCAGCTCTATTTGTAATAACATAATATGGATTATGGCTATTTTTTATTGTTTGTGCAATATTGTCGTCTGAGTTTAAAATAGAATATGTGCTAACAACGTTTGAAGAACTTGCATTTGAATTTCCGCCTGATGATCCTTGTTTACCGCAAGAACAAATTAATAGAATAAAAATAAATATTGATAATTTATTAAAATACATAATTTCCTCGTTAGAAATCATAAAGTAAACATTATTTACTTCGGAAGAATCGGGATAGTTCTTTAGTTTATTTATAAATATTTTAAAAAAGTATAATGTATTTATTTTATTATAATAAGATTGACAGTTGGAGAATCGTAAACCGTTCAAGGATTAATAGATTGTTTTTCTGCTTCAGTAAGACTAACAGTTGCTCCTGAACGCACAGCTGTTTTCTGTTTTTTTCTGAGATGAGGAGGTACGTCGCTCAAGTCAACTGAAACAAGTTTGGAAACCCCTGGTTCACTCATAGAAATACCGTAAATTGTGTCCAAGACTTCCATAGTTCTACGATTGTGAGTAATAAC
This is a stretch of genomic DNA from Pigmentibacter ruber. It encodes these proteins:
- a CDS encoding NHL repeat-containing protein; its protein translation is MYFNKLSIFIFILLICSCGKQGSSGGNSNASSSNVVSTYSILNSDDNIAQTIKNSHNPYYVITNRAAATLSVCAMDTNGNLGNCVNTQKPNGGSTADAVGFSNNYAYITRHGSVTGTVGAITICSYTASTGTFYTCFDSGAANLVGPEGLKIFNNSAYVIDSNSNAVKICPNATSGSLASCYDSGISSGLLNYPTNITFKGLKAYIVNFLGNSILLCDYNSATGGLGNCTNLSFNFNWPHSISFNGSFAYVSATSSNIIAMCPLNADGTLGTCSNSGATNLNAPRGNIQFVNGNAYVASTNSNIIYKCPVNSNGTLGNCVDSGASGISTPFSVDKIP